From the Phalacrocorax carbo chromosome Z, bPhaCar2.1, whole genome shotgun sequence genome, the window TGCCACCCATATAAATGACTGGTTGTCAAAGGCCTTTTGAATCCTCTCCTTAACAGTGTTGTCTCTGGTGAGACTCTTCAACACTCTTAGTTGAATTAGCATGACCTACTGTCCCCTGTCCAAGAGCAGCATATCCACAGATGTGTCTGTCTTTAGTCTAATGTGAAAAGAACTAGAGTAACGTGAGTAATACTCAGAACTTGTGCATATATAAAGTGGTGTATAAGCCATCTAATGTGAATCTCTATCTCTGATGTTACTTCTGTATTGACAGAAATGCTTCatctttgtaaattattttgatgGTATTTTCACTTGCCAGACCCTAAAGGATTAAATAGCATGTAACTGTAGAGGAAAAGCCAATCTAGGTACAtctatgttttgttttaaaagtaaattgcGTACTTCATCAAAATAATCTGTCAGGCTGCTTTGAGCAATCCAACTTGTTCTGTCTAGTCTCTGGCATGCATCTTTGACATAAGTCTGGAGAGACAGTACCTCATGCCATGAAGGCCTATTAGCCCCAAATGCCCTTTTGAAATAATGGAAATCTCATACATGTTGCTGGCAGGGCGTATCTGAGGTTCACCAACCGCTACCAGCCTTGCTTCATTGCTACTGACTTCAGTCAAGCTGTGCTGTAATGGCAGTTAGGATTCGGATCAGCtgcaaaaacagctttttacaaTTGTGGAGGAAGTAATCCCATTTTATATGAATGATGAACATGACTTCAGTACTTCTCTCCTTTATTTGGTAGAACTGCCTCTGTTAATGTGTCTTTCAGGACCTCAGATCTAGCCAAGCTCAAGGTCTTAAACTTCTTGCCAGAACATGGAAATCAAGTGTGGATTCAAAATGCTGTCTTTCTCAGCAGATGAGCCTGAAGGTTAATTAACTAGAACTTGTAACACAGTTTTGAAAACTTCTGGAAGTGTTCTTGCAGATCAGTTCAGGCCTGTGATTACAACTGTGCACTAGCTTggtctgggatagagttagttttcctCGTAGTGGCTTGTGTGGGCTATGTTGTGGATTTGTgatggaaacagtgttgataacacaggaatgttgctgttcctgctgagcagtgcttgcacagagtcaGGCTGGGAGTACACATGGAGTGGGGAGGGAacacagctggaacagctgacccaagggatataCCATGCCATAcagtgtcatgctcagcaataaaatgtaggggtgggggggaaggttGGTGGTAGGGCTCTTCAGAGACTCTCTGGGTGTCAGTTGATGCTGAGcagttgttttcatttgcatcacttgcttttgttgtgttttatttttctctctttgttttttttttttttcccttacagattttttttaaacatctttttagCTATTAAACTGGGTTTATCTCAGCCTATgagtttctttctcatttttacccCTCTGATTCTCCCTgccatcccactgggggaggggggaaagtgAGTGAATGGCTGTGTGATGCTTAATTGCTGGCTGgcttaaaccacaacaaattgttatttaaattgtctgttgttttctgcCACAGGGAAAGGCAGAGTGGAATGGTCAGAATTTGTAGTGCTGccacatgtattttatttatttatttcttgggACTCTTTTCTGTCCCCACCACCACTGTCCTGGTGATGTGTATTTTATTAGTGTAAGAGCAGACCTTTCACTGTTTTAATTCTTTGGTACAGATGGGGAAATCTACTGTGTAAACTTCCTCTTGTCAGCTGTAATGTAGTACTTGAGGCAATCATGTCTCAGTTTCCTTCCCagtttatttctattttaatttgaaagtctacaaaaatgaaaaactgctgctttttcaggtCTCTGAGACTTGAGTAGAAAACAGTGCAATGTTTGTCACATTTGGCAtttgttgcttttctccttcaaatGTTATAGGCTTTCCTTGAATGTAAGATACCAGGTGCTTTTTGAATGATCCACTGGTGTGAAAAAAAGCTGCAGGGTCAACTGCAGCTCTGCTCAtgttccttctcttctttttgaaCATAGGGAAGGCGAACTGAGATActacagcaagaaaaacagtatGATGGATTCAGAAGATTCTGCCCCAAAGAAGTCAAAGGAATATCTAAGCAATGACGTATCAGCTACCTCTGGTAAACATTATATTTGTGGCTACTGTGCGGCCTTCACAAACATAGCAGTCACTTTTCCCATCCAGAAGGTCCTCTTTCGACAGCAGTTGTATggtctgaaaacaaaagatgcaGTACATCAGCTGCAGAAGGATGGAATTCGAAACCTCTATCGTGGCATCCTTCCTCCGTTAATGCAGAAAACAACAACACTGGCTCTGATGTTTGGCTTGTATGAAGatttctcctccctgctccttAGCCACATGAGTGCTTCTGAACTCCTCACTCGCAGCATGGCAGCAGTGCTTGCAGGGACCACAGAAGCTGTCCTTACACCTTTTGAGCGAGTTCAGACTTTGCTTCAGGACTACAAACACCATGATAAATTTACAAACACTTACCAGGCTTTCAAGGTACTAAAAGTCTATGGGATGAGAGAATATTATCGGGGTTTGGTGCCTATTCTGCTCCGAAATGGACCCAGTAATGCACTCTTCTTTGGTCTGCGGGGACCTATCAAACAGTGTCTGCCTGAAGCAACTTCTTCCAGCACTCATTTGGTCAATGACTTTATCTGTGGAGGGCTGTTGGGTGCCATGCTGGGATTCTTGTTTTTCCCAGTGAATGTTGTAAAAACTCGCATGCAAGCTCAGATTGGTGGTGAATTTCAGTCCTTCTCAAAAGTCTTTGTGAAGATCTGGATAGAACGTGATAGAAAACTGATCCACCTTTTCAGAGGAGCCCATCTGAATTACCATCGTTCTCTCCTGTCCT encodes:
- the SLC25A51 gene encoding mitochondrial nicotinamide adenine dinucleotide transporter SLC25A51; this encodes MMDSEDSAPKKSKEYLSNDVSATSGKHYICGYCAAFTNIAVTFPIQKVLFRQQLYGLKTKDAVHQLQKDGIRNLYRGILPPLMQKTTTLALMFGLYEDFSSLLLSHMSASELLTRSMAAVLAGTTEAVLTPFERVQTLLQDYKHHDKFTNTYQAFKVLKVYGMREYYRGLVPILLRNGPSNALFFGLRGPIKQCLPEATSSSTHLVNDFICGGLLGAMLGFLFFPVNVVKTRMQAQIGGEFQSFSKVFVKIWIERDRKLIHLFRGAHLNYHRSLLSWGIINATYEFLLKLL